The DNA window CGTCATCTATCACTACCTCGCGCCCGAGGGCATTGCCGACGCCGTCCGTCGCATCTACCCGGGCCGCGTCGTCGTCGCCGATGACCTCACCACCATCACCGTTACCGACAAAGACGTGCTTCTGCAGCACCCAAAGTCCAAAGATTGATGGCCCCGATCTCGATTGTTGGTGGGGTGTCGTATCTCGAGCATGGATTCCGCATCTCGACATCGATGAGTCTCGCATCTCGATCATTGATGCTTCCCGCATCTCGACTATTGATGGATTCCGTATCAATGGTTGATGGGTTTCGTATCTCGACTTTAGCCCAGGGCGGAAGCCCTGGGTAGCCGGCCCCAAAGCAGTTTTCACAGGGCACGGCTTTAGCCGTGCCGAAAGTTAAGTTCGACGTCGAGTGGAGCGAGGTGAAGTAATCCCTTCACCACAACGGCCCTCGGGACATCGTCCAATTGCGCCAGTGATCGGTGGGGTTAGGTGGTTAGTTCCAAAACCGGAAAGTTAGGTGATTCTTTGTTGCAGCAATTACCTTTTGTGTTATAAGCGTGTATTCCCCCTTCACGACACCGGCCAACAATCTCTGGCTCGGAACACAAGTTTCGGGCGCAAGAGACAACGGCGCCACAAAAAGGTTGTGCCGTTGTTGTGTTCGCATCAAAACGCCCTGTGAAAGAAAAGTGATGTCGGAGTGAAGCTCTAAAGGGATCGCGAAAAGACTGACGCAGCGGTTCAGTTGGCTTTTGCTCCAGAAAGGAAACGATCTGTGCTTTTCTCAAAACCGACTTGGCCTGACATACCTCTAGAGGAGGTAAAGAAGAGAGCGAGGCTTCTCGTGATCGACGATAATGATTTCCCCTATCAGTCTCTATTTGAGAAAGATGGATATACGTTAGAGAAGTGGGCTGACGTCGACGATCTCTCCAAGCTAGAGTCGGGCTACTTCGACCTGTTGCTACTCGATCTCCAAGGTGTTGGTCGACAGCAATCTAACGAGCAAGGGCTAGGCATACTTCGTCATTTGCGCCAATCGGCTCCAGCTCTGGTCATTATTGCCTACTCCAGTGCTGATTGGCCCTTGAAATATCAAGAGTTTTTTCGCCTTGCAGATGCTGTTCTGAGCAAGAGTTCCGACTACGTTGATTTTAAGAGGAAGGTTGATGAGTTGCTGCAGCAGCGGTTCTCCCTTGGTTTCTATCTTGGACGAATCAAGACGATTGTTGGAGTCATCGATGACGTGCAGAAGCTCGAAAAGGTAGCTCAAGACGCAATCCTTCGAAATAAGCCCAACATGCTAAGAAAGTTTTTGGAATCTCGGGTAGTGAATTCTCAGGCAGTTTCCAATGCGATTTCTGTGGTGCAGATTGCAGTTAGCATAGCGTCCTTATGGAAAAATTAGCTCTGACGTTCTTTCCCTTTCCCCACAAAGTCGCTGGCAAGCGGCGTGAAGGGTTCCAACTCCCCGCGCCACGACAGTGCAATTCGTGCGATCGCCAATGTGAACGGAAGAAAACGTTTGAGGTCAAACTTTGCTCATACGGAGTGAATTACGTGTGGCTCGACGCACAGTGTCTCACGTACGGATTTCTAGTTCCGCCAATCAGCTCTGCCGCGCAGAAAAAAGCTTTTCGCGAACATCCTTATAACAAGACTACCTTGATCGAGATCCATCGTGCGATGAGCGTTTACAGAAGTATAAGTAAGGAATTCACAGATGAAATCGAGAATCGCAAAGCTGCTCTGATTGAGAAATATAGAGCAGAGAAGGGTTTCGAAAAGGACCTGCTGGAGCTCCTACGTCCCGAGATCAGAAGAAGCTTCTCCTACTTGCACGACTATCGCCAGTTCATAGCGAGAGTGCGACAGAATATTAACGTTGTTCTTGATCGTTATCCAGGCGACACAATTGAACAGAAACTGTCCCGGGCCTTCCCATCAGAAAAAGCAATATACGCCTCCACTATTCTCATGGAAGAAAAGCTTCAGGCCGCATATCTTCTCCTGAATCCGGATCGAATGCTGGTTACAGATGAAACTATTTTTCGCGTTCACGGGCTTGTAACTAAGTATCTGCGTATTTATCAGGCATCATTCGACGAAAAGAACGTACGGGTCAAAGTAGTGGGTGAGAGTCACGGAGAAGTCAAAGGGAGCCAAATTGCGTCTTCAGTGATACCCCACACTTTGATAGACAACGCGCTCAAGTATGCTCCTCGTGGGTCAGAAGTCATCGTCGAGTTTCGCGAGACAGAGGACAGAATAGAGCTGTCAGTGTCATCGTACGGCCCGCAGATCCGGAACGACGAACGCGAGAAGATTTTCGAAATTTTCTTTCGCAGTGATGCTGCCGTTAAGCAAGAGGAAGAGGGCGCAGGGTTTGGTCTATACCTTGCCCAATTCGCGGCAAAGCAGCTCGGCACCGCAATTGTAGTCAAGCAACAGTCAAAGAAAGATAACAGTCGAGGCTACTGGACGACCTTCTCAATTGCTTTCACGAGAGAAAGGTGATCGCCGGGTGCCTCTCCTAACGCGGCAGCGATAGGAGGGGCAAGACACTGCTCACGCCGCCGCCGCCCGCGATCCCGCATCCGCCCCGCGCGCCATCCTCACCAGCCACCACGCCGTCAGTCCCCATACCATGAACACCAGCGGCAGATACGACCACGTCATTACCGCCGGGCTCAACACGTTCCAACCCAGGTACTCGCCGACAATTCGCAGCGCCACGCGCAACGCGTTGATCGCCATTGCTGCCGCGATCGGCCAGTGTACCGACACGCGCGGAATCACCGTCAGCACAATCACGCTTCCCAAGGTAGGCGCCATCATCAGCGGAAAATATAGCGCGTGCTGTATTCCCTGGAACACCTCCATGGAGTGCAACATGCTGGCCCTTACCGCCGCGTCCGTCGTCGCGTGGAATTCCGCCGGCAACTGGATCTGGAAATAGAACAGTTCCGTGCTCCTCAGAGTGATCTCCATCAGGAAGAACACGAAAAACCCGAGGAAGGCCAGCCACGCGCCGGCCCGGTTCTGCCGCTCGAAGGTCAGGCACACCGTGTAGTACACGAACACCAGCCCGAAGATCGCCAACAGCATCAGCCACGATCTCGCCACGTTCAGCGGATGCGCCCCGCTCTCGAGCGCTCCGGCCAGGCCGTTGCCCTCCGGTACCTTCGCAAACACCCACCACTGAAACGACTGCACCGCAATGTACAGAACCGACACTACGGCGGCAGCAACATGCATCCTTCTTCCAATCAACCGGTCTACCCCCAAGCTGGTATGTCCTTTTGACGTGGACCATTAAAAAGTGTCACGAGTCGCCGACCTCGTGAGAGATGTCAAGGGGGTCACGACGCCAATTTCCCCGCATAGTCTTGAAAACACTCGCAAAATAAATTTCAAAACCGTGGCATGATGCCCCCACCCAAATTGCTATCCTGAAAATGTAGGTGGTGAAGACGCATTTTGCCGACGACCAACAACTAATGACTAACAACTTGCTTCTTCTAACTCCTTTGTTTTCATATATGCGTCGTGTAACCCCTTTGCTTTCATATACAGATTGGCCATATATGAAAACAAAGGACTTATAAATCCTTTAGAATCATATATGTAGAGCCCGACGCTCGCGTAACCGCTTTGTTTTCTTATACGAAGGCAAAACAGGGGGGGAGGGGGTCACCTCTGTTGGTATGGACCGGTGTAACCCGACACCTGCTTTCTCATAATCTCCGGGTGTCCTGGTGAGGCAAGCTTTTTGCTAACCGCTATTCCTGGCACCTATCCTCTACTTGGCGACCGGATAATTCGCTTTTACGAACTCGATTGCCTTATCTCTGCTGCTAAGCGTGCCCTCGAGTTGCTGGTCCTCCACGGCCGCCAGCATCTCCTTGAACAGCGGACCCGGCTCGTACCCCATCGCGATCAGGTCCCGGCCAGTCAGCAACGGCGCCGGCTTGATCGCCTCAGGCGGCAGTTCGGCTCGCTTGGTGGAAACGTAGTCATATAGCGATAGGTCGGCGTGGCTGCTCAGGCAATCGATCCGGTGCAGTGCCAGGTGCTCGTCGAAATTCGGAAGCCGGATGAAGCGCTTGAAGGTCGACTCCTTCATCTTCGGCGCGTCGGCGAACCGCATGTGGTTGTTCACCAGTGCAAGGATCTGTTCGGTGTCGTCGTTCGACATCCGCAGCCCCTGACATATCTCTTTTGCCATCGCCACCCCGACCTCGACGTGAAGGTCGAACCGGATGCGGTCCGGAGCACGACGGAACGTCGGAGGCTTGCCGACATCATGCAGCAACGCGCCCCACGCCAACGTACGCGACACGCCCTCGGGCAGCTTCTCCAGAAGCAGCAGCGTATGAATCCATACGTCGCCTTCCGGATGGTATTGCGGCGGCTGTTCCACACCTTTCATTTTTTCGATTTCTGGCAGCACTTCGTGCAGCAACTTCGATTCATCGAGCAATTGGAATGCTTTTCGCGCGCGACCTTCAGTCAGCATCTTCGTCAGCTCTTCGCGAATACGTTCGCGGCTGACCTGGTGAATTTCCGGCGCAAGCCGCTGAATCGCCGACATCGTCTTCGGCTCGATCTCATATCCGAATCGCGCGGCAAAACGAACCGCTCGCAACATCCGTAGTTTGTCTTCGGCGAATCGCCTTTCAGCTTCTCCGATCGTACGAATGATTCCTGCTTGCAGATCAGATCTTCCGCCGACAAAGTCGAGCACGCGATCGCCATCGAGCGGATCGAGCAGCAATCCGTTGATCGTGAAGTCGCGCCGCTGAACATCTTCCTGCGCAGTCTTGCTGAACCGCACTTCGTCCGGATGTCGACCGTCGCTGTAAACGCCATCATTCCGGAACGTCGCGACCTCGATCGCCTTGTGCTTCGCCGCTTCCACCGCGGATTCAATCGCATCCTGCTTCGCGGCATCTTCCAGGTCTTTCGCGGTCAGTCCATCCGTCGGAACCAGCACAACGCCAAACTGCGCTCCAACTGCATATGTCTCCGGAAAGATCCGCATTACTTCTCTCGGAGTTGCACTGGTCGCGACGTCGTAATCCGCAGGTTCTCGCCCGAGCAGCAAGTCACGAACGCATCCTCCGACGAGATACGCTTCGTGCCCATGCTCTCGCAAGGTCCGAATTACCGACACTGCTGCCTGCTTGATCACCCTTGAATTGTAGAGGACTTCGCCACGCGACACGAACCGCTTCCAGATGACACAATAGATGACGAGAAGATGACGACTATTTTGACCTCTGGCAAAGTTCCCGATCTCAGCAAACCACCCATCGCAAAGAAGGTCCCGAAGACCGACATCGTGCATGGCGAAAACCGTGTTGACGACTACTTCTGGCTCCGCAACAAGCCCGATCCCGAAGTGAAAGCCTATCTCGACGCCGAGAACGTCTACACCGATATCGCGATGGCTCACACGACCGAACTGCAGCAAACGCTCTACCGCGAAATGGTCGGTCACATCAAGGAAACCGATATCGGAGTTCCGTATCCTGAAGGCAATTACTTCTACTACGCGCGAACCGAAGCCGGAAAACAGTATCCGATCTTCTGCCGCAAGCCGAGCCTCGACGGTACTGAACAGATCGTGCTCGACGTGAACCAACTCGCCGAAGGCGAGAAGTTCATGAGCATCGGTGCGATGAACGTCAGCGACGACGGAAACCTGCTTGCCTACTCAACCGACAACACCGGCTTTCGCCAATACACGCTGCATATCAAGAACCTCACCACTGGCGAAGTCTTCCCCGAACGCATGCTGCGAACCGGATCGGTTGCGTGGTCGTCTGACAACCGGACGATCTTCTACACCGTGGAAGACGAGCAGACCAAGCGCCATTTCCAGCTCTATCGTCACGTGCTTGGAACACCTGTCGAACAGGACGTTCTCGTATACGAAGACGCCGATGAGCGCTTCAACGTTGGTGTGTATCGCACGCGCAGCCGCGAGTTCATCATCCTCCAAACTGGAAGTCACACGACCAGCGAATCGCACTACGTTCGCGCCGCAAATCCCAACGGTGATTGGACGCTGATTGCGCCGCGCGTTCAGGATCAGGAATACGACGTCGATCATCGCGGCGATCGGTTCTACATCCGCGTGAACGACACTGGTCGCAACTTCCGCCTCGTCTCAGCGCCTATCGGTTCGCCAAGCCGCGAGAACTGGCATGAAGTGATGCCGCATCGCGCAGACGTGATGCTGACCGAGATCGACTGCTTCCAGGACTTCTACGTTCTGGTCGAGCGCGAGAGAGGCCTGCCTCAATTCCGGATCATCCACTTCGACACCCGCACTGAGATGATGGTTGAGTTTCCGGAACCCGCGTATTCTGCACAGCCAGCGCAGAACCGCGTCTTCCAGACTACGAAATATCGCTACAGCTACCAGTCGATGGTTACGCCGAGCTCGGTCTATGACTACGACGTGAACACGCGCCAGTCAGAACTACGGAAGCAGATCGAAGTTCCGGGATACGACAAATCTCTGTACCGTTCCGAGCGCCTGTTTGCCACGGCCAAAGACGGCGTAAAAGTGCCCCTCTCAATCGTCTATCGAAAAGGCTTCAACCGCGACGGTTCGCATCCGATGCTGCTGAACGGTTACGGTTCGTACGGTTACACGTATCCGATCAACTTCAGCTCCAACGCTCTTAGCCTGTTGGATCGCGGATTCTCGGTGGCCATCGCGCATATCCGCGGCGGCGGCGACTTGGGCAAGCCTTGGCATGACGATGGACGAATGATGAACAAGAAGAACACCTTCACGGACTTCATCGCCGTTGCGGAACACCTAATCACAGAGAAGTACACATCGCCGGATAAGTTGGTCATCAGCGGCGGAAGCGCAGGCGGCTTGCTGATGGGCGCTGTCGTGAACATGCGTCCTGACCTGTTCAAGGCCGTTGTGTCGAAGGTTCCGTTCGTGGACGTGATCAACACAATGCTGGACGCATCGCTGCCTTTGACCGTCCCCGAGTACGAAGAATGGGGCAATCCAAACGAGAAACCTGCTTACGATTACATGCTCTCGTATTCGCCCTACGATCAACTCGAACCCAAGGCTTATCCAGCGATGCTGGTGAAGACCAGTTTCCACGACAGCCAGGTGATGTATTGGGAACCTGCGAAATACATCGCCAAACTCCGGACATTGAAAGCGGACTCGAATCCGCTGTTGCTGAAGACCAATATGGCTGCAGGTCACGGAGGCGCTTCCGGACGCTACGATTTCCTGCACGAGATCGCGTTCGACTACGCGTTCATGATCTGGCAGGTCGAAGCGCCCGAAAAGGCTCTGTCCACTTAGCCCTACTGTAGAGCGCGTTCCAGTTCAGCGGCGGCTGCGTCAATCGCAGCCGCTTCGTTCATCAGCACCTTGCCGACGCGTTCGATCGCACTGCCAGCCAAATCGAACTTGTCCTGCTCAATCGCCTCGCGAACAGCGGGAATTGTCTTCACGCCATAGCCTGTGTAGAGTCCCGGAGCGTAGATCTGGTGTTTGAACCACGGTCGTTCCGGCAGACCTTCGGCCAGCAGAAACGCACGCTCTGTCTGGATGAGCTTCGTGTTCACCGCGACAGCTTTGGTAAGCGTTGCGCCTCCGTTCTGTTGCGTACGATCCAATAAACGCTGGTAGCGATCGGCACTTGCGCGCAGAGCTTCAATCCCGTTCCGCAGAGGAGCGAAGTTCAGGTAAGGAGCGACTGCGAGGCGCGGCGGCGGAACCGACTTCTTTCGGGGATCGGCGATAGCAGCAAAAACGCCTTCATCGAGCTGACGATTCCGTTCAAGTGCGTCTTCGCGTTTCTTCTTCGCAAGTTTCTCCAATTCATCGATGTAGCGGCCGATTGTGTCGGATGAACCGCGGAAATCGAAGGGAAGAACATCGGCACTGGCGAGTCGCATGACGGCAGTACCAACCGTTTGCGCGAGTGCCCGTCCGTAAATGAAGTCGTAGTCGTCGAAGTGTGTGTACCAGTAGAAGTCGTCGTAGATGGAGTGGTAAACGCCCTCGCCATCCTCTCCTTCGTAACTGAAATTCAAAGATGCGATTCCGAGATGATCGATGAAGGCCGTGTAGTCGGAGCCAGATCCGAGAGCGTGAATGCGAAGCTGACTGCGCTCACGGATGTCTTTACGGTCATCTTCCTCTTTCGCGCTGGAGATTCGATGGAGCTTCAGCCGCTGCCAGACGGAAATGTTTTTCTCGGGGTCGACGAGATCGCGGGCGACATCGTTGACAAATGTTTCCAGGGAGTGTGATCCGCCGGCGCTGAGGAAGCCTCGGCCATTGCCATCGGTGTTGATGTACGCGACAGCTTTTTGACGGAGTTCGTCGGCGTGAGTTTCAGCCCATTCTGTGGAGCCGAGAAGTCCGGGTTCTTCGCCGTCCCAAAAGGCGTAGATGATGGTGCGCTTTGGGCGCCATCCCTGTTTGAGCAACTCGGCGTAGGCACGGAGTTCTTCCATTTCGGGAGCAGCGCCCGAAACCGGATCCTGCGCGCCATTCACCCAAGCGTCGTGGTGATTGCCACGAACGATCCACTGATCGGGGAACTCAGAACCGGGGATGGTGACGATAACGTTGTTCACGGGTTTTCGGTCCCAGTTCGACTTCATGACGAGGTGGACTCTCGCGGGGCCCGGCCCAGTGTGATAGGTAATCGGCAGCGCGCCGCGCCACGATTCAGGCGCAGTTGGCCCGCCGAGTTGGGCAAGAAGAGGTTGAGCGTCGCTATAAGAGATTGGCAGGACAGGAATTTTCGTCAGCGTCTTAACTTCGCTGAGGTCCAGGCGCTTCGCATCTCTGGTCGCACCGACGTCGGGGGTAAGCGGGTCACCCGGATAGGTTGGCATGTCAGCGACGCTGCCACGCTGAACGCCGTTGGGATTGCGGTATGGACCAGCAGGGAATACATCGCCCTCGAAGTACCCATCATCGCGCGGGTCCGAATAGATAATGCAACCGATGGCACCATGTTCGGCTGCAACTTTGGGCTTGATTCCTCGCCATGAGGCACCGTAACGCGCAATCACGATGGCGCCTTTCACCGAGATGCCAAGGCGGTCGAGTTCTTCGTAGTCACGAGGCAGTCCGTAATTCACGTATACGAGAGGACCAGTGACATCGCCGTCGATGGAGTAGGCGTTGTAGGTAGGAAGTTGCTCCTCCTGTTGCTTCGAAGTCGGGTCTTCGGGGACGGGCGGTTCCTGCAGCTTTGCCGTGAAGTGTTTCGGCGCAACAAGTTCAAGGACACGTTGCTGTGGGGTGGGAAAGAGGACGTCAAAGGTTTCGATTTTTGCATCCAGACCCCACTGGCGGAAGGTGTTCATCAGCCACTCGGCGTTCTCTTTGCCATAGGGTGAACCGACGTGGTGCGGGCGCGCCGACAATCGCTGCATGTATTCGCGAATCTTTGCCGGTTCCGGGATAGCGTGAAACTTCTGCTGCCATTGGCGCTGGCTTGCCGCGTTCGCATTTGAAAAACCGGCAATCGAATTAGTTTCCGGAGGCGCCGCGTTCAGGGATGACGAAGAGAGAGCAAGGGCGAGAAGGACCGCAAAAATCTGTCGAATCATGGCTTGTCTTTCAATGTGAGTGAAGCAAGGTGACCGGAATTATACAGGGCGACGTCTCCGGCGCGTCCCCAACGGAGCGGTTGTCGTAACAGGCGAGCGTGGCCACCGCGGCGGGTTGGCGCAATCACCGCTGCGATACAATAAATGAGTATCGGTTAACAGAGAGAGGTGCATCATGGCAGGCAATCATTGGACGCCCGCCGGCAACCAGACAGGCCGGACGGTATTTTGCGTGAAGTTTCAGCGGGAGCTGCCCGGATTGGATGAGCCGCCATTCAATGGCGAGCTCGGCGATAAGATCTACCAGAATGTTTCGGCTGAGGCGTGGAAGATGTGGAGCGAACACTGCAAGATGATCCTGAACGAATACCGGTTGAATCCGGCGAACAAACAGGACCAGGAACTCATCGTGAAGCAGATGGAGCAGTATTTCTTCGGCGAGGGCGCCGCACTACCCGCGAACTATGTTCCACAGCAGGGCGGCCACGGTCACGGTCACTAGACCAACGGGATACAGAGACGCCGGTGTGAGCTGGCGTTTTTTATTTGAGGACGAGACCAGCTTCCGCCGAAACGTCGAGCGGGGCAAAGTCACGAGCGAGAAACTTCGGATACGCCGCCGCGGCAATCATGGCGGCATTGTCGGTGGACAGCGGTCGCGACGGGAAGTAGACGCTGATGCCGGCCTCCGCGGCACGTGACTCAAATGTCGCCCGTAACTCGCTGTTCGCAGCGACACCACCGGTGACAAGCAGTGTTGCGACGTTGAAGGTCTGAGCTGCTGTGAGGGTTTTTCCGACGAGGTCCTGCACAACCGCACGCTGGAACGAAGCGACCAGGTCAAGCGTTTGCCGGTCGCAGAGTCTTCGGTAGTCTTCCACACCCGGCTTCTCGATACGGAGGAGCTCTTTTCGGCGCGCCTCAATGGCTTCCTGCATTCCGTTCAGTTCCACGTAACGAAGAACCGCGGTTTTGATACCGCTATAGCTGAAATCGAAGTGCGGCCGCTGTTCAAGAGGCTTGCCATGATCGCGACGGTCGCGATGCTTCATTTGCGCCAGGGCAAACTTCACTGCCTGAGGGTCGCCATGTTTTGCGAGTTGATCGATGACTGGGCCTCCCGGATATCCGAGGCCAAGCAGTTTGGCGACTTTATCAAAAGCTTCACCAGCAGCGTCGTCCCGCGTGTGTCCGACATTGGAGTAGCGCCAACTGGCTCCCTCCTGCTCGGCTAAGTAGAGATGCGTATGTCCGCCGGAAACCACAAGTGCGACAACGGGGAACTGAAGCTGGTGATTTCCCTGTAGCCGCTGCTCGAGCAGGACGGCGTGGATGTGTCCTTCCAGGTGATTGACCGTGATGAGCGGCTTGTCGAGTGCAAAGCAAATTGCCTTGGCGAAACTGAGGCCGACCAGGAGAGCTCCAGCGAGTCCGGGACCTCGTGTGGCGGCTATGGCGTCGAGTGATTCGTAACTCTGTCCGGACTGCTCAAGCGCAGCGCGAAGGACGGGAACGATGTTGCGCAGGTGTTCCCGCGACGCCAATTCAGGGACGACTCCCTGGAATGGCTTGTGAGTGGCAAACTGCGAGAGCACGACGTTGGAGATAACTTCTTCGCCGGAACGCACCACGGCGGCGGAAGTCTCGTCGCAGGAGCTCTCAATGCCCAGGATATAGGCCATATCCTGATGATAAAGGAAGCGGGTGGACGTGTAGTACTTATTGCCCTTCGGCCATCTTGGTAGCCACTTTTACGCCGCTCAGACCGCCGATGTATTTGGATACTCCCTTGTAAAGGGAATCGGCGATCTTCTGACGGTACTCCGTGCTCTGTAGTCTCTTTTCATCAGTGGGATTACTGATGAACGAAATCTCGGCAAGAATCGAGGGCATGTTGGCGCCGATCAAAACGATGAATGGCGCCTTCTTCACGCCGCGGTTCCTGATAGCTGGAGCCTTCGCCGCCAGTCCGGCGTGGAGCGACGACTGCACATCAAGCGCGAACTCGCGTGATTCCTCGATTTTTTCCTTGAGAGCGATCTTCTTTACGAGGTCCTGCAGTTCGTGGATCGATTTTTCCGAAACGGCGTTTTCACGGGCGGCGACTTCAAGAGCGTCTCGGGATGACGTGAAGTTCAGGTAATAGGTCTCAACTCCGCGGGCCGATTCGTCGCGGCTTGAGTTCGCATGCACCGAGATGAACAGATCCGCCTGCTGCTGATTGGCGATAGCAGTACGAGTCTCGAGCGGGATGAAGGTGTCGTCGTCGCGGGTGTAGACGACCTCTGCGCCGAGGCGCTGCTCAAGTGCCTTGCCAAGGCGCAGAGCGACGTCGAGGACGAGGTCTTTTTCCATCAACCCGTTGGGACCGATGGTTCCGGTGTCGTGTCCACCGTGTCCGGCATCGACCACGATGCGCCCGATCTTCAGGCCGAGAGCGCGGATGAGCGAGCGCTCGCCGTCGGTGGTCGGCTTGGCTGTGCGGGCCGCGAGTTTTTCAGGGGCCTGACGCTTCTTGCCGCGAACACGGATTGGTGGCTCTTCGTGCTTCGAGGCTGTCTCTTTGGAAACGGGCGGCTCGGATTTTGCTACCGTCTCCGTTTTCTTCGGCTCAGGGCTTTTTGGTTCCGGATCGGGCTCGACAATCCTGGTCGGGACCTCTCTGGGCACCTGCGCAGTACTTGTTTCCGTGGCCTTAGTGGTTTCTTCCCT is part of the Terriglobales bacterium genome and encodes:
- a CDS encoding sensor histidine kinase; this translates as MWLDAQCLTYGFLVPPISSAAQKKAFREHPYNKTTLIEIHRAMSVYRSISKEFTDEIENRKAALIEKYRAEKGFEKDLLELLRPEIRRSFSYLHDYRQFIARVRQNINVVLDRYPGDTIEQKLSRAFPSEKAIYASTILMEEKLQAAYLLLNPDRMLVTDETIFRVHGLVTKYLRIYQASFDEKNVRVKVVGESHGEVKGSQIASSVIPHTLIDNALKYAPRGSEVIVEFRETEDRIELSVSSYGPQIRNDEREKIFEIFFRSDAAVKQEEEGAGFGLYLAQFAAKQLGTAIVVKQQSKKDNSRGYWTTFSIAFTRER
- a CDS encoding transferrin receptor-like dimerization domain-containing protein, yielding MIRQIFAVLLALALSSSSLNAAPPETNSIAGFSNANAASQRQWQQKFHAIPEPAKIREYMQRLSARPHHVGSPYGKENAEWLMNTFRQWGLDAKIETFDVLFPTPQQRVLELVAPKHFTAKLQEPPVPEDPTSKQQEEQLPTYNAYSIDGDVTGPLVYVNYGLPRDYEELDRLGISVKGAIVIARYGASWRGIKPKVAAEHGAIGCIIYSDPRDDGYFEGDVFPAGPYRNPNGVQRGSVADMPTYPGDPLTPDVGATRDAKRLDLSEVKTLTKIPVLPISYSDAQPLLAQLGGPTAPESWRGALPITYHTGPGPARVHLVMKSNWDRKPVNNVIVTIPGSEFPDQWIVRGNHHDAWVNGAQDPVSGAAPEMEELRAYAELLKQGWRPKRTIIYAFWDGEEPGLLGSTEWAETHADELRQKAVAYINTDGNGRGFLSAGGSHSLETFVNDVARDLVDPEKNISVWQRLKLHRISSAKEEDDRKDIRERSQLRIHALGSGSDYTAFIDHLGIASLNFSYEGEDGEGVYHSIYDDFYWYTHFDDYDFIYGRALAQTVGTAVMRLASADVLPFDFRGSSDTIGRYIDELEKLAKKKREDALERNRQLDEGVFAAIADPRKKSVPPPRLAVAPYLNFAPLRNGIEALRASADRYQRLLDRTQQNGGATLTKAVAVNTKLIQTERAFLLAEGLPERPWFKHQIYAPGLYTGYGVKTIPAVREAIEQDKFDLAGSAIERVGKVLMNEAAAIDAAAAELERALQ
- a CDS encoding oxidative damage protection protein, giving the protein MAGNHWTPAGNQTGRTVFCVKFQRELPGLDEPPFNGELGDKIYQNVSAEAWKMWSEHCKMILNEYRLNPANKQDQELIVKQMEQYFFGEGAALPANYVPQQGGHGHGH
- a CDS encoding S9 family peptidase encodes the protein MTTILTSGKVPDLSKPPIAKKVPKTDIVHGENRVDDYFWLRNKPDPEVKAYLDAENVYTDIAMAHTTELQQTLYREMVGHIKETDIGVPYPEGNYFYYARTEAGKQYPIFCRKPSLDGTEQIVLDVNQLAEGEKFMSIGAMNVSDDGNLLAYSTDNTGFRQYTLHIKNLTTGEVFPERMLRTGSVAWSSDNRTIFYTVEDEQTKRHFQLYRHVLGTPVEQDVLVYEDADERFNVGVYRTRSREFIILQTGSHTTSESHYVRAANPNGDWTLIAPRVQDQEYDVDHRGDRFYIRVNDTGRNFRLVSAPIGSPSRENWHEVMPHRADVMLTEIDCFQDFYVLVERERGLPQFRIIHFDTRTEMMVEFPEPAYSAQPAQNRVFQTTKYRYSYQSMVTPSSVYDYDVNTRQSELRKQIEVPGYDKSLYRSERLFATAKDGVKVPLSIVYRKGFNRDGSHPMLLNGYGSYGYTYPINFSSNALSLLDRGFSVAIAHIRGGGDLGKPWHDDGRMMNKKNTFTDFIAVAEHLITEKYTSPDKLVISGGSAGGLLMGAVVNMRPDLFKAVVSKVPFVDVINTMLDASLPLTVPEYEEWGNPNEKPAYDYMLSYSPYDQLEPKAYPAMLVKTSFHDSQVMYWEPAKYIAKLRTLKADSNPLLLKTNMAAGHGGASGRYDFLHEIAFDYAFMIWQVEAPEKALST
- the tsaD gene encoding tRNA (adenosine(37)-N6)-threonylcarbamoyltransferase complex transferase subunit TsaD, which gives rise to MAYILGIESSCDETSAAVVRSGEEVISNVVLSQFATHKPFQGVVPELASREHLRNIVPVLRAALEQSGQSYESLDAIAATRGPGLAGALLVGLSFAKAICFALDKPLITVNHLEGHIHAVLLEQRLQGNHQLQFPVVALVVSGGHTHLYLAEQEGASWRYSNVGHTRDDAAGEAFDKVAKLLGLGYPGGPVIDQLAKHGDPQAVKFALAQMKHRDRRDHGKPLEQRPHFDFSYSGIKTAVLRYVELNGMQEAIEARRKELLRIEKPGVEDYRRLCDRQTLDLVASFQRAVVQDLVGKTLTAAQTFNVATLLVTGGVAANSELRATFESRAAEAGISVYFPSRPLSTDNAAMIAAAAYPKFLARDFAPLDVSAEAGLVLK
- a CDS encoding CCA tRNA nucleotidyltransferase; amino-acid sequence: MSRGEVLYNSRVIKQAAVSVIRTLREHGHEAYLVGGCVRDLLLGREPADYDVATSATPREVMRIFPETYAVGAQFGVVLVPTDGLTAKDLEDAAKQDAIESAVEAAKHKAIEVATFRNDGVYSDGRHPDEVRFSKTAQEDVQRRDFTINGLLLDPLDGDRVLDFVGGRSDLQAGIIRTIGEAERRFAEDKLRMLRAVRFAARFGYEIEPKTMSAIQRLAPEIHQVSRERIREELTKMLTEGRARKAFQLLDESKLLHEVLPEIEKMKGVEQPPQYHPEGDVWIHTLLLLEKLPEGVSRTLAWGALLHDVGKPPTFRRAPDRIRFDLHVEVGVAMAKEICQGLRMSNDDTEQILALVNNHMRFADAPKMKESTFKRFIRLPNFDEHLALHRIDCLSSHADLSLYDYVSTKRAELPPEAIKPAPLLTGRDLIAMGYEPGPLFKEMLAAVEDQQLEGTLSSRDKAIEFVKANYPVAK